One stretch of Microvirga lotononidis DNA includes these proteins:
- the pstA gene encoding phosphate ABC transporter permease PstA, which translates to MDTVVDNQALAAAPAPWGRVRRSRYLADRVLKIACTLFTLLGAFVLGWILLMLLYEGIGGLSPAVFTETTPGPGTQGGGIANAIVGSLVLTTLGIVVATPIGVLAGTYLAEYGKGSVLATVIRFVNDILLAAPSILIGLFVYILMVQPMGGYSGWAGGVALAIIAVPVIVRSTEDMLRLVPGSLREAGAALGAPMSKVIVMISWKAARAGMVTGVILATARIAGETAPLLFTALNNNFWFSPTLMGGVSNLPVTIYQFALAPYENWRELAWAGALIITMSILALSVVARLILRKDRIR; encoded by the coding sequence ATGGATACCGTCGTCGACAACCAAGCCCTGGCTGCGGCACCCGCGCCCTGGGGACGTGTACGCCGCAGCCGCTACCTGGCCGATCGCGTGCTCAAGATCGCCTGCACCCTGTTCACCCTGCTCGGAGCCTTCGTCCTCGGCTGGATCCTGCTGATGCTTCTCTATGAGGGCATCGGCGGTCTCTCGCCCGCGGTGTTCACGGAGACGACCCCGGGGCCCGGAACGCAGGGAGGCGGCATTGCCAACGCCATCGTCGGCAGCCTCGTGCTCACCACGCTCGGAATCGTAGTGGCCACGCCCATCGGCGTGCTCGCCGGGACCTATCTGGCCGAGTACGGCAAGGGCTCGGTTCTGGCCACCGTCATCCGCTTCGTGAACGACATTCTGCTCGCCGCGCCCAGCATCCTCATCGGCCTCTTCGTCTACATCCTCATGGTGCAGCCGATGGGCGGCTATTCGGGCTGGGCCGGTGGCGTCGCATTGGCGATCATCGCCGTCCCGGTCATTGTCCGCTCGACGGAAGACATGCTCCGCCTCGTGCCGGGATCGCTGCGCGAAGCCGGCGCGGCTCTCGGGGCTCCCATGTCCAAAGTGATCGTGATGATCAGCTGGAAGGCGGCCCGTGCCGGCATGGTGACGGGCGTGATCCTCGCCACCGCGCGCATCGCGGGCGAGACCGCGCCGCTTCTCTTCACCGCCCTCAACAACAATTTCTGGTTCAGCCCCACCCTGATGGGCGGCGTCTCGAACCTCCCCGTCACGATTTACCAGTTCGCGCTGGCGCCGTACGAGAACTGGCGCGAGCTCGCCTGGGCCGGGGCCCTCATCATCACCATGTCGATCCTGGCGCTGTCCGTCGTGGCGCGCCTCATCCTGAGGAAGGATAGAATCCGATGA
- the pstC gene encoding phosphate ABC transporter permease subunit PstC, translating to MQSVRRRTSPVFDQGFRWASYGSALIVLAVLAGIIGTMIYGGWPAFQEFGFGFITSSIWNVGGEQFGAWVAITGTLTSALIALVIGVPISIGIAIFLTQLCPPWLRRPVSTVIELLAAVPSIIYGMWGLFVFAPLFANYVQIPLTTLVEGMPIIGTILYARVPSGVGMLTAGIILAIMIIPFIASITRDMLDQIPSILRESAYGIGCTTWEVVRHVLLPQAGVSIIGAVMLGLGRALGETMAVTFVIGNANRLSLSLFDPSSTIASRIANEFNEASGLHMSALLALGCILFVVTFIVLALARLLIARVKTP from the coding sequence ATGCAGTCCGTCCGCCGCCGTACCTCACCGGTTTTCGATCAGGGCTTCCGCTGGGCCAGCTACGGCTCCGCCCTGATCGTTCTCGCCGTTCTGGCCGGGATCATCGGCACGATGATCTACGGAGGCTGGCCCGCCTTCCAGGAATTCGGCTTCGGGTTCATTACCTCCAGCATCTGGAACGTGGGCGGCGAACAGTTCGGCGCCTGGGTCGCCATCACCGGTACGTTGACCTCGGCCCTGATCGCTCTGGTGATCGGCGTGCCGATCTCCATCGGGATCGCGATCTTCCTCACGCAGCTCTGCCCGCCCTGGCTCCGGCGTCCGGTCTCGACCGTGATCGAGCTGCTGGCTGCGGTGCCCAGCATCATCTATGGCATGTGGGGCCTCTTCGTCTTCGCCCCGCTTTTCGCCAACTACGTGCAGATCCCCCTCACGACTCTCGTCGAGGGCATGCCGATCATCGGAACCATCCTCTATGCGCGTGTGCCGTCCGGCGTCGGCATGCTGACGGCGGGGATCATTCTGGCGATCATGATCATTCCTTTCATCGCGTCGATCACACGCGACATGCTGGACCAGATCCCCAGCATCCTGCGCGAGAGCGCCTACGGCATCGGCTGCACCACCTGGGAAGTGGTGCGCCATGTCCTGCTCCCCCAGGCGGGCGTCAGCATCATCGGTGCCGTCATGCTCGGTCTCGGGCGCGCGCTCGGCGAGACGATGGCGGTCACCTTCGTGATCGGCAACGCGAACCGGCTCTCCCTCTCGCTCTTCGATCCGAGTTCGACGATCGCATCTCGGATCGCGAACGAGTTCAATGAAGCATCGGGCCTGCATATGAGCGCCTTGCTGGCCCTCGGCTGCATCCTGTTCGTGGTCACTTTCATCGTTCTTGCTCTCGCGCGCCTTCTGATCGCCCGCGTGAAGACCCCTTGA
- the phoU gene encoding phosphate signaling complex protein PhoU, with protein sequence MAEHIVSSYDNDLQGLRQRISEMGGIAEKMLVDSIVALVRHDKTLAQVVVTSDKRLDVLQREVEENAILTIARRQPLAVDLRETISAIRISGDVERIGDMAKNIGKRALAIGDDFQPQKIVVGLQHMGDLVLGQLKDVLDAYAQKDTAKALDVWKRDGAIDALYTSLFRELLTYMMEDPRNISFCTHLLFCAKNIERIGDHTTNIAETVHYLVTGETLAIDRPKNDRSIDATVASGA encoded by the coding sequence ATGGCGGAGCATATCGTCAGCTCCTACGACAACGACCTGCAGGGTCTGCGGCAGCGCATCTCCGAGATGGGCGGCATCGCCGAGAAGATGCTCGTCGATTCCATCGTGGCCCTCGTGCGCCACGACAAGACGCTCGCTCAGGTGGTCGTGACCTCCGACAAGCGCCTCGACGTGCTTCAGCGCGAGGTGGAGGAGAATGCCATCCTCACCATCGCCCGGCGCCAGCCGCTTGCGGTCGACCTGCGCGAGACCATCTCGGCGATCCGCATTTCCGGCGATGTCGAGCGCATCGGCGACATGGCGAAGAACATCGGCAAGCGGGCGCTCGCCATCGGCGACGACTTCCAGCCGCAGAAGATCGTCGTCGGCCTCCAGCACATGGGCGACCTCGTGCTCGGGCAGCTCAAGGACGTGCTCGACGCCTACGCGCAGAAAGACACCGCGAAGGCTCTCGACGTCTGGAAGCGCGACGGCGCCATCGACGCGCTCTACACGTCCCTGTTCCGGGAACTCCTGACCTACATGATGGAAGACCCGCGCAATATCTCGTTCTGCACGCATCTTCTCTTCTGCGCCAAGAACATCGAGCGCATCGGCGACCACACCACCAACATCGCCGAGACCGTTCACTACCTCGTCACGGGCGAAACGCTGGCCATCGACAGGCCGAAGAACGATCGCTCCATCGACGCGACGGTCGCGTCCGGAGCCTGA
- a CDS encoding aspartate aminotransferase family protein, whose amino-acid sequence MTSPLLPTFARAELSFEKGEGPWLYGRDGERYLDFGAGIAVNALGHAHPHLVQALTEQASKIWHSSNLFQIPEGERLAQRLVDNTFADFVFFTNSGAEANEAAIKMARRYHHVNGNPERFHIVTFEGAFHGRTLGTIAAGGQAKYLEGFGPKVQGFDQVPPEDMEALKAVIGPQTAALMIEPIQGEGGVRSVSPAFLRELRALCDQNGLLLIFDEIQTGVGRTGKLFAYEWSGVTPDIMTVAKGIGGGFPLGACLATAEAGKGLTLGTHGTTFGGNPLAMAVGNAVLDVILEPAFLEGVERKGLLLKQRLAELKDRHPSVIAEVRGQGLMMGLRTVVPNTDFVNAARAQKLIVIGAGDNVVRLLPPLIITEADLGEAIDRLDAACAAIEAEQKNTAQPGAVQ is encoded by the coding sequence GTGACATCGCCATTGCTGCCGACTTTTGCCCGTGCCGAGCTTTCCTTCGAGAAGGGAGAGGGCCCCTGGCTCTACGGCCGAGATGGCGAGCGATACCTGGATTTCGGCGCCGGCATCGCGGTGAATGCCCTCGGCCATGCGCACCCGCACCTGGTCCAGGCCCTGACCGAGCAGGCCTCCAAGATCTGGCACAGCTCCAACCTGTTCCAGATCCCCGAGGGCGAGCGCCTCGCCCAGCGGCTCGTCGACAACACCTTCGCGGATTTCGTCTTCTTCACCAATTCCGGCGCCGAGGCGAACGAGGCGGCGATCAAGATGGCGCGCCGCTATCATCATGTGAACGGCAACCCCGAGCGCTTCCATATCGTGACCTTCGAGGGCGCCTTCCATGGGCGCACCCTGGGGACCATCGCGGCCGGCGGTCAGGCCAAGTACCTGGAGGGCTTCGGCCCCAAGGTGCAGGGCTTCGACCAGGTTCCCCCTGAGGATATGGAGGCCCTGAAGGCCGTGATCGGCCCGCAGACGGCGGCCCTGATGATCGAGCCGATTCAGGGCGAGGGCGGCGTCAGGAGCGTCTCGCCCGCCTTCCTGCGCGAGCTGCGCGCCCTGTGCGACCAGAACGGCCTTCTCCTGATCTTCGACGAGATCCAGACCGGCGTCGGCCGTACCGGCAAGCTCTTCGCCTATGAATGGAGCGGGGTGACCCCCGACATCATGACGGTCGCCAAGGGCATCGGCGGCGGCTTCCCGCTGGGCGCCTGCCTCGCCACGGCGGAGGCCGGCAAGGGGCTGACGCTCGGCACTCACGGCACGACCTTCGGCGGCAACCCGCTCGCCATGGCGGTCGGCAACGCGGTGCTCGACGTCATTCTGGAGCCCGCTTTCCTGGAAGGGGTCGAGCGCAAGGGCCTGCTGCTCAAGCAGCGCCTCGCCGAGCTGAAGGACCGCCATCCGAGCGTCATCGCCGAGGTGAGAGGGCAGGGGCTCATGATGGGCCTGCGCACCGTCGTGCCCAACACGGATTTCGTCAACGCCGCCCGGGCCCAGAAACTCATCGTGATCGGGGCCGGCGACAACGTCGTCCGGCTTCTGCCGCCGCTGATCATCACGGAAGCCGATCTCGGAGAAGCCATCGATCGTCTGGACGCCGCCTGTGCGGCCATCGAAGCTGAGCAGAAAAACACCGCTCAGCCGGGAGCAGTTCAATGA
- a CDS encoding GcrA family cell cycle regulator, with product MMDAGGTWTDERVELLKKLWTDGLSASQIAAELGNVTRNAVIGKVHRLGLSGRAKDAKPAASAAARPRKATRAPSAPTPIAPQPHVNNVVLAPIPMPPVTQEPVAYVEDDVAIPMSERVTIMDLRESMCRWPMGDPTKPEFRFCGARSITGLPYCTHHARIAYQPVADRKRERKLARA from the coding sequence ATGATGGATGCGGGCGGAACTTGGACGGACGAGCGGGTCGAGCTTCTCAAGAAGCTCTGGACCGATGGTTTGAGCGCGAGCCAGATCGCCGCCGAGCTTGGCAACGTCACCCGCAACGCGGTGATCGGCAAGGTTCACCGCCTCGGCCTGTCCGGCCGGGCCAAGGATGCGAAGCCTGCCGCTTCCGCCGCCGCGCGCCCGCGCAAGGCGACCCGGGCCCCGAGCGCCCCGACCCCGATCGCGCCGCAGCCCCACGTCAACAACGTGGTGCTGGCTCCGATCCCGATGCCGCCCGTGACCCAGGAGCCTGTGGCCTATGTCGAGGACGACGTCGCCATCCCCATGTCCGAGCGCGTGACCATCATGGACCTGCGCGAGTCCATGTGCCGCTGGCCCATGGGCGACCCGACGAAGCCCGAGTTCCGCTTCTGCGGCGCCCGCTCGATCACCGGCCTGCCCTACTGCACCCACCACGCCCGCATCGCCTACCAGCCGGTAGCCGACCGCAAGCGTGAGCGGAAGCTGGCGCGCGCCTGA
- a CDS encoding lysylphosphatidylglycerol synthase domain-containing protein codes for MNDLSPRPVAEPEMSSAEALHPKERRSRRFAWIGMAASVLLFGASLVVLWHIVSEIDVNELKAAFTAASLRQIGLAVLLTAISYSLLTCYDAIALRQLKLQVPYRTTALASFTSYAVSFTLGFPLLTAGTVRYWIYSPKGVSPGRVASLTVIAGVTFWLGMALVLAWSLISKADELASLVYTHIWMNQLVGLGAAAFVIGYMVWVSLKRRAVRIQGWKLELPGFRLSLAQILIGAGDVCAGAGVLFVLLPGGHNLSFETFLAVYIFAVMLGVASHAPGGLGVFEATILLALSNYPREQVLGALLLYRLCYYLIPFVIALAILGAYEIRNRIRAARLSFKPDEDEPAGEVELGGR; via the coding sequence ATGAATGATTTGAGTCCCCGCCCGGTGGCCGAGCCGGAGATGTCCTCTGCCGAAGCCCTTCATCCGAAGGAGCGCCGTTCCCGCCGGTTCGCCTGGATCGGGATGGCGGCGAGCGTCCTCCTGTTCGGCGCATCGTTGGTGGTTCTCTGGCACATCGTATCGGAAATCGATGTCAACGAACTGAAAGCGGCTTTCACGGCCGCCAGCCTGCGCCAGATCGGTCTCGCGGTGCTCCTCACCGCCATCAGCTACAGCCTGCTGACCTGCTATGATGCTATTGCCCTGCGGCAGCTCAAGCTGCAGGTTCCCTACCGGACGACCGCGCTCGCCTCCTTCACGAGTTACGCGGTGAGCTTCACGCTGGGGTTCCCCCTGCTGACGGCCGGCACGGTCCGCTACTGGATCTACTCTCCCAAGGGGGTCAGCCCGGGGCGGGTGGCGAGCCTCACCGTGATCGCCGGAGTGACCTTCTGGCTCGGCATGGCCCTTGTCCTCGCCTGGAGCCTGATCAGCAAGGCGGACGAGCTGGCGAGCCTCGTCTACACCCATATCTGGATGAACCAGCTGGTGGGCCTGGGCGCCGCCGCGTTCGTCATCGGCTACATGGTCTGGGTCTCGCTCAAGCGCCGCGCGGTGAGGATCCAGGGGTGGAAATTGGAGCTGCCGGGCTTTCGGCTGTCCCTGGCCCAGATCCTGATCGGGGCGGGCGATGTCTGCGCCGGGGCCGGCGTTCTCTTCGTGCTCCTGCCCGGAGGGCACAATCTCAGCTTCGAGACCTTCCTGGCGGTCTACATCTTCGCCGTCATGCTCGGCGTGGCGAGCCATGCGCCGGGTGGGCTCGGGGTCTTCGAGGCCACGATTCTCCTGGCCCTGTCGAACTATCCCCGGGAGCAGGTCCTGGGGGCGCTGCTCCTCTACCGGCTCTGCTACTACCTCATTCCCTTCGTGATCGCCCTCGCGATCCTCGGGGCCTACGAGATCCGCAATCGCATCCGGGCCGCCCGGCTGTCCTTCAAACCGGACGAGGACGAACCGGCGGGCGAGGTCGAGCTCGGCGGGAGATGA
- a CDS encoding ATP-binding protein — MSQRDDLSPDSLRQGASPIRDAALRGTVVTCFVLVSVSLARGHGDLWLLVWAGVAVLAGFLVAGPKRSLGLGTRTKSQPKATSRSSVAEAVLAQIPDPVILVDQRAVVIEANRAAYDLLAGLKTGHPLSFALRTPDVLDGIQEVLDSGHPLKVEYSERIPTERTFEVHIGPLQADVADAEVNAGVVLFFRDLTSARRLEAMRADFVANASHELRTPLASLLGFVETLQGPARDDAKARERFLDIMKGQAQRMKRLIDDLLSLSRIEMRAHLSPTQTVDLAAIASQMVETLSPLAKERGVAIQATLPDRPVLVLGDRDELLRVTENLIENAVKYGESGGRVDVEVVRTGETVPQVVFSVQDYGPGIAPEHLPRLTERFYRVDVAHSRDKGGTGLGLAIVKHIVNRHRGHLDIASEPGQGARFTVRFPEAGPRS, encoded by the coding sequence ATGAGCCAACGCGACGACCTATCGCCGGATTCCCTCCGACAGGGCGCCTCTCCGATCCGTGATGCCGCCCTGCGCGGGACGGTCGTGACCTGCTTCGTGCTGGTGTCCGTTTCGCTGGCACGGGGCCATGGGGACCTGTGGCTCCTGGTCTGGGCCGGAGTGGCCGTTCTCGCGGGATTTCTCGTCGCGGGCCCCAAGCGCAGCCTCGGGCTCGGAACCAGGACCAAGTCGCAGCCGAAGGCGACTTCCCGCTCCAGCGTGGCGGAGGCGGTTCTGGCCCAGATCCCGGATCCGGTCATTCTGGTGGACCAGAGGGCCGTGGTGATCGAGGCGAACCGGGCCGCCTACGATCTTCTCGCGGGGCTGAAGACCGGTCACCCCCTGTCCTTCGCCCTGCGCACCCCGGACGTGCTCGACGGCATCCAGGAAGTGCTGGACAGCGGCCATCCGCTCAAGGTCGAGTATTCCGAGCGCATCCCGACGGAGCGGACCTTCGAGGTTCACATCGGTCCCCTGCAGGCGGATGTCGCCGACGCGGAGGTGAATGCGGGGGTGGTCCTGTTCTTCCGCGACCTCACTTCGGCCCGGCGGCTGGAGGCCATGCGGGCCGATTTCGTCGCCAATGCAAGTCATGAGCTGCGCACGCCGCTGGCCTCGCTCCTGGGCTTCGTCGAAACCCTCCAGGGGCCCGCCCGCGACGACGCCAAGGCCAGGGAGCGGTTCCTCGACATCATGAAGGGCCAGGCGCAGCGCATGAAGCGCCTGATCGACGACCTCCTGTCCCTGTCGCGGATCGAGATGCGCGCCCACCTGTCACCCACCCAGACCGTCGATCTCGCCGCCATCGCGTCCCAGATGGTGGAAACCCTCTCACCCCTGGCCAAGGAGAGGGGCGTGGCCATCCAGGCGACCCTGCCGGATCGCCCCGTCCTCGTCCTGGGCGACCGGGACGAGCTTCTGCGCGTCACCGAAAACCTGATCGAGAATGCGGTCAAATACGGCGAGAGCGGCGGCAGGGTGGACGTGGAGGTCGTCCGGACCGGGGAGACGGTGCCGCAGGTTGTTTTCTCCGTGCAGGATTACGGCCCGGGCATCGCGCCCGAGCACCTGCCCCGCCTGACCGAGCGGTTCTACCGGGTCGATGTCGCGCACAGCCGGGACAAGGGCGGAACCGGCCTCGGACTCGCCATCGTCAAGCACATCGTCAACCGCCACCGCGGCCATCTCGATATCGCCAGCGAACCGGGGCAGGGCGCCCGGTTCACGGTTCGGTTCCCGGAGGCAGGGCCTCGTTCGTAA
- the pstS gene encoding phosphate ABC transporter substrate-binding protein PstS, which produces MKIMSYAIAAGLAVASLTTTASAADITGAGATFPFPVYSKWAEAYKKETGNGMNYQSIGSGGGIKQIQAKTVDFGATDAPMKGEDLEKNGLLQFPTVMGAVVPVVNIQGIQPGQIKLTGQVLADIFQGKIAKWNDPKIAQLNAGVNLPSANITPVYRSDSSGTTSVFTTYLSQVSDAWKAELGAGTTVNWPIGQGGKGNEGVAATVKQVPNSIGYVEYAYAKQNNIPYTLLQNKAGKYPQPEIKSFQAAAASANWSSAPGFGISLTNQAGDDAWPITNPTFILVYKIAEKPEQAAEVLKFFDWSFKNGDKLASDLDYVPLPDNVVEQIRSTWSKDIKTSAGQPVYKM; this is translated from the coding sequence GTGAAGATCATGTCCTACGCCATTGCGGCCGGCCTTGCCGTCGCGAGCCTCACGACCACGGCATCTGCGGCCGACATCACCGGCGCAGGCGCGACTTTCCCCTTCCCGGTCTATTCGAAGTGGGCTGAAGCCTACAAGAAGGAGACGGGCAACGGCATGAATTACCAGTCGATCGGTTCCGGCGGCGGCATCAAGCAGATCCAGGCCAAGACGGTCGATTTCGGTGCCACCGACGCCCCGATGAAGGGCGAGGATCTCGAGAAGAACGGTCTTCTCCAGTTCCCGACCGTGATGGGCGCCGTCGTTCCCGTCGTGAACATCCAGGGCATCCAGCCCGGCCAGATCAAGCTGACGGGCCAGGTCCTGGCCGACATCTTCCAGGGCAAGATCGCCAAGTGGAACGATCCGAAGATCGCCCAGCTGAACGCCGGCGTGAACCTGCCCAGCGCCAACATCACCCCGGTCTACCGCTCCGACTCCTCGGGCACGACCAGCGTGTTCACCACCTACCTGTCGCAGGTCTCCGATGCCTGGAAGGCCGAGCTCGGCGCTGGCACCACGGTCAACTGGCCGATCGGCCAGGGCGGCAAGGGCAACGAAGGCGTCGCCGCGACGGTGAAGCAGGTTCCGAACTCGATCGGCTACGTCGAGTACGCCTACGCCAAGCAGAACAACATCCCCTACACCCTGCTCCAGAACAAGGCCGGCAAGTATCCGCAGCCCGAGATCAAGTCGTTCCAGGCCGCTGCCGCCAGCGCCAACTGGTCCTCGGCTCCCGGCTTCGGCATTTCGCTGACCAACCAGGCCGGCGACGATGCATGGCCGATCACGAACCCGACGTTCATCCTGGTCTACAAGATCGCCGAAAAGCCTGAGCAGGCCGCCGAAGTGCTGAAGTTCTTCGACTGGTCCTTCAAGAACGGCGACAAGCTGGCCTCCGACCTCGACTATGTCCCGCTGCCGGACAATGTCGTCGAGCAGATCCGCTCGACCTGGTCGAAGGACATCAAGACCAGCGCCGGTCAGCCCGTCTACAAGATGTAA
- the pstB gene encoding phosphate ABC transporter ATP-binding protein PstB encodes MSTIALNTSSAIGNAAAADIGAPVRIAVKNLNFYYGDFRSLKDISIDFYDRQVTALIGPSGCGKSTLLRTFNRIYSLYPEQRADGQILLDGQNVLSPSIDVNELRARVGMVFQKPTPFPMSIYDNIAFGIKLYEKLPKSELDGRVEEALRKAALWDEAKDKLRQSGMGLSGGQQQRLCIARTIAQRPEVILLDEPTSALDPISTGKIEELIEQLRSEFTIVIVTHNMQQAARISQFTAFMYLGELIEFGPTTKMFMNPTKKQTQDYITGRFG; translated from the coding sequence ATGAGCACGATTGCCCTCAACACGAGCAGCGCCATCGGAAACGCGGCGGCTGCGGATATCGGAGCGCCGGTGCGCATCGCCGTCAAGAACCTCAATTTCTACTATGGCGATTTCCGCAGCCTGAAGGACATCTCGATCGATTTCTACGACCGGCAGGTGACGGCCCTCATCGGCCCGTCCGGCTGCGGAAAGTCGACCCTGCTGCGCACCTTCAACCGCATCTACAGCCTGTATCCCGAGCAGCGCGCAGACGGCCAGATCCTGCTCGACGGGCAGAACGTGCTTTCGCCCAGCATCGACGTGAACGAGCTGCGCGCGCGCGTCGGCATGGTGTTCCAGAAGCCGACGCCGTTTCCCATGTCGATCTACGACAACATCGCTTTCGGCATCAAGCTCTACGAGAAGTTGCCGAAATCGGAACTCGACGGGCGCGTCGAGGAGGCCCTGCGCAAGGCAGCTCTCTGGGATGAAGCCAAAGACAAGCTGCGCCAGTCGGGTATGGGCCTCTCGGGCGGCCAGCAGCAGCGCCTGTGCATCGCGCGCACCATCGCGCAACGACCGGAGGTGATCCTGCTCGACGAGCCGACCTCGGCGCTCGACCCGATCTCGACCGGCAAGATCGAGGAGCTGATCGAGCAGCTCCGCTCGGAATTCACCATCGTGATCGTGACGCACAACATGCAGCAGGCGGCGCGCATCTCGCAGTTCACGGCGTTCATGTATCTCGGCGAGCTCATCGAGTTCGGGCCTACGACCAAGATGTTCATGAACCCGACCAAGAAACAAACCCAGGATTACATCACGGGCCGCTTCGGCTGA
- the phoB gene encoding phosphate regulon transcriptional regulator PhoB gives MGPRVLIVEDEEPLMLLLRYNLEAEGYEVDSVSRGDEAEIRLREQVPDIVLLDWMLPGLSGIELCRRIRARTETERLPVIMLTARGEEGDRIRGLSTGADDYIVKPFSVPELLARVRALLRRAKPAHIATLLRAGDIELDRETHRVRRAGQELHLGPTEFRLLEFLMQSPGRVFSREHLLNAVWGHDVYIDERTVDVHVGRLRKAINLPRRPDPIRTVRGAGYSFDETFAREEQAVNA, from the coding sequence ATGGGACCTCGCGTTCTGATCGTCGAGGACGAAGAACCGCTGATGCTGCTCCTGCGCTACAACCTCGAAGCCGAAGGCTACGAGGTCGACAGCGTCTCGCGCGGCGACGAGGCGGAGATCCGCCTGCGGGAGCAGGTTCCCGACATCGTGCTGCTCGACTGGATGCTGCCGGGCCTGTCCGGGATCGAGCTCTGCCGCCGCATCCGGGCTCGTACGGAAACCGAGCGTCTGCCGGTGATCATGCTCACGGCGCGAGGCGAGGAGGGCGACCGGATCCGCGGCCTCTCGACCGGCGCCGACGATTACATCGTCAAGCCCTTCTCGGTACCCGAGCTGCTGGCCCGGGTCCGCGCGCTGCTGCGCCGGGCGAAGCCCGCGCATATCGCGACCCTCCTCAGGGCCGGCGATATCGAGCTCGACCGCGAGACCCACCGCGTGCGGCGCGCCGGACAGGAGCTTCATCTCGGGCCGACGGAGTTCCGTCTCCTCGAGTTCCTGATGCAGAGCCCCGGCCGCGTCTTCTCCCGCGAGCATCTGCTCAACGCCGTCTGGGGTCACGACGTCTATATCGACGAGCGTACCGTGGACGTGCATGTGGGCCGCCTGCGCAAGGCCATCAACCTGCCGCGCCGGCCCGATCCCATCCGCACGGTGCGCGGCGCCGGCTATTCCTTCGACGAGACCTTCGCCCGCGAGGAGCAGGCAGTGAACGCCTGA